Sequence from the Equus caballus isolate H_3958 breed thoroughbred chromosome 6, TB-T2T, whole genome shotgun sequence genome:
GTGAACAGTTCTCTGGAGGATTAGGCACATTTCACACATGAGGAAAACCGAACCAGAGACAAAGCCTTTCACCCAGGGCCTTTCTAAGTGAGGAGTAGAGTTGGGATTCCTGGAAACCTAAATATTTTCTGGTAAACCAAGGCCTTAATGATTTCCCCCTCCCCTTCCGTTCCTCTCCAGATCTCTCTCTTGCCTCCGGATGTCTTATTTGCAGTCTGCTTtattgctctctttctctcctcccttcttgtGCTTTCTATCACTTATTGATCCTTAGTGGTCAGAGCAGGAGCTGCCAGATCTGAGAGTTCCTGGGAGGCCCCCTGCTATGCTCCCTGTTTGCCTTTGATTTTATTAACCTGCTGCGTCCTGCCCATCCTCATTGTTGGCCTTCACTGGTCTCTCCCTAAAGCTCTTCCtactttttctttgtaatttctgATTCACATAACTTGACTccagtttttacttttaaattttgagtgTGATCGTGTCCCTTTGGTCTTCCTGGTACAGGATACTTTTTCTCTGTAAATACGAAATaagttttttcattattttaatctgTTTAATGAAAAGCTTCAAGCCCCTCCCTTTTAAGTCAGTCCTTATGTTTAGATAGTTCTTTATAATTTGCAAAGCATTTTGACATAAAATTTTATGGATTACTCAGGTTCATTATATCTGTATCATGACTTTGTAAAAGATGTGTTGGAAAGTTATCTTCCTTTCACTCATTGGAatgctgaagctcagagaggttaacccACCTTTCTGTTAAATAGATCACACAGCTACTAGAGATACTTGTCCAgtgtttatttctactttaacTTTTTTATACTTTCCGTATCTTCTATCTAGaatgattatattttcttaactatAAATCTAAAGCTGATGTTAACAGAAGATTGTATTTATAAtttgaattaaattatatattttataataaatcatatataatttatgtaatatatgaatatgtaaataCTAAATATAGTTTTGTggtataatttacatttaaaattttaagtaattataaatattttctattttataaatttacatgcataaactttaatttttacatCTTAATTTTTTCATTACAGAAATATATGATCTTTCTAAAActtgaaatatagaaatatttaatgtAGACAGTGAAAATCCTAGCAGATAATCAATATTGATAAATGGGTTATTGTCCTGGCATCTTATTCATAATATCGTACTATAAGAACTGTTTTTAATGTGTACTTTTTTCACTTGAGTGTTTTGAATGTACTTTTTTTGCAGTCATTCTCGAAAATTTTGACCTTATAAAATTTAAACCATGTTATCTGTCCTTTCAATAAAAGGCGTTTATAGGAAAGAATAAAACTAATAAGTACTCAGGACCATTTGAGAAAACCCAGACAATCTTTTTAATGCTCTAGTTAAATACTGGAAAGTATATATCCTATAGAGTACCTTACAGGTAACTTGTAGTTACTTAGATCAAGATTCTCTTTACTTTTCATCACATGCcctctctattttcttattatttcactaATAAAACTATAACCTTACTGAGAAAGCCCATTTGCCCATACATTTTGTAAGGggtaaggagaaataaaaaatgaaaaagttgttTTGGCCTAGACAAATTCACTTCAAAGAGGGCAGCTGTAGGATGTGGAAGGAAAAATGCTAGGTTGGATTCTGTAGTTTTCATTCCCACTGTCTGCCTCTTCTCCCAGGTGATCGTGGAGAAGGCTCCTAAGGCCAGAGTGCCTGATCTGGACAAGAGGAAGTACCTAGTGCCCTCTGACCTCACTGGTAAAGCTTTCCCTCCCCTGACCCTTCCTCCCTTGGCAAGCGTTCCCAGTCCTTCCTGCATGCTTTGAGTTGAAGAATTGAAGAAAGTGAGTGTGCTTCTCCACAGAGTTAGGTGATTCAAAAATGGGGACAATCGTTTTTCTCTATCACCAATTCCCTTAAGCGTCTCCCATAATAGTGCGTTGTTTGATTTTGACACAACAAAGtgcaaaacattgaaagaaaagatCAGACATCCATTATTTAAATGACTTAAAATTCAGCTTTGTTATTGTGGTATGAATTTATTCCGAAAAGAAAATCAGACTAGTTTCTTAGAAGGATCACATTTTAGAGATTCTCAGCTGAATTGTCTCCTCAAACTACAGTTTTTTGTTAATACATTTTGTAGATACTGTTTCGAATTGCAAAGGGTATTCATTCTTCACCTTGATTCTCAATGGAATAACCACTGCATCCAGGGGACACTAGAAAGATTTGGTAGATATGTTTGCTCCCGAGTTATTAGATTTGACTCTCAACTTTCTAGAGCTTTCATTGTGCTCAGCTAAAGGAAAAGCATTGAACTCCACTCATTGCCCCAACATTGGAGTGAGTAGCCATGCTAAGATTACTGGGAGTCCAGTAGACCTCTTCGCATCACTCATCTGCGTTAGGGTGAGAGTGGGCATGGGAGTGTTTCAAATCAAGTTGAGACAGTGATGGATAGTATTCCCTCAAAGTCATCCTCAGGCTTTGAGTGGGTATGCTAACATTAGGTCTGAAATAGAGTAAGGAGGGGAAGTATTGAGGAATAAACTCCTCAATGGCATGTCAGGGAATATGCAGTCTTCTTTgagtttccctttttatttctaaagctgTGGGACAGTATTTGGCTTTGCTCAGATGGCATGTAAAGCCGATCCTTTAAAGGGAACGGGTACAGTAGAATTTTTTTCTGGGTCTTAACCCTTCTCCTAAtgccttgttttcttctcttgccttctttttctaaaACCTTCCTTCATCCAGTTGGCCAGTTCTACTTCTTAATCCGGAAGAGGATCCACCTGAGACCTGAGGACGCCTTATTCTTCTTTGTCAACAACACTATCCCTCCCACTAGCGCTACCATGGGCCAGCTGTATGAGGTAATGGTCCTGGTCACAACAATACCTTGAAGTCTGGTGTTCTCTGGCTTTTGTTCCAGTGCATGTTGCTAACACCTGGGAAGTAGGGCAGGAGGTGTTGTTTATCAGGATCCTCTTACACACCGCAGTGTAGGGCTCTGGGCCATGAGATACCATTTGTCCTTTAGGGATTGAGCAGTCTGCTAGGTTTAATACCTACCTTCAAAttctcttctcagtctccttgctgtagtgttttaattttggaTCGTCTTTATTGAAACAGCAGGAAATGGTTCCTGATTACAAAAATTCCggataaaatgaaatttaaaattaaggcaaaatttttaagttgatttatttgttttaacaGATAAACTGAGCTGGAGAGAAtaatttttgtgatttcttttggtTTAATTGGTAAACTGTCCGAATCTGAGAAAACTATAGGAAAGGACTTTACCCTACTGTATCATCTAAGATTGTAACTGGATTGTTCCTTAAAAGATTTCAGAAAAGATGCTGCCGCCTTCTTGTGCCCCATTACTGAATTGCATAAACTTCTAATGCCTCTAATCTGACTTTTATTCCATAGCATATGTTGCCTATTAATATATATTCCAGTATGTATGTTTTGTTGTATCTGTGTTCCCTTTGCTAGAATGAGCTTTTTTAAGGTTAAGGATTATGTCCTGCTCATGTTCATATCCTTGATACCTATGTGTATGATGTTCTCCATGAAGGTTTTTTGTTTATGAACTCATAATTGAATTCCAACCACTTCTGTttattctttgttcctctttttaaTGGGTCTAATGATAACCTTCCATACGTATTTACAAGGTTGTGTGGAGCTCAGGATCCTAGAGATAATAGATGTGATTATGTTTTCTAAACTGTCCTCTTATCTCTTCCCTAGGACAACCATGAGGAAGACTATTTTCTGTATGTGGCCTACAGTGATGAGAGTGTCTATGGGAAGTGAGTGGTGGAAGCCCAGCAGATGGGAGCACCTGGACTTGGGGGTagagggaggggtgtgtgtgggacttggggaaagagagggagggctCCCACggtggaggagacagaggtgAAGACATCTGGAAACACTACACCGCACACACCGTCATCATATTTTCACATGCTCACTTGATAATTTTTTGCTGCTTCCTCGGCCCAGGGAGAAAGCTTGTCAGGACAGAGCTGTTGGATTGGCTTTGCTAGAGGAATGGGGATGACGTAATTTCACAGCACTGCTGCGAATTAATTTTTGTGCGATTTCATGGAAGACTGAGGAGGTAGGCAGGTTGGGGCCAGAGATGGTTGTGGACCAGTAGCAACTTCCTGCTCTTCTCTTTGGGCAGGGATTCTGTTTTTGACATTTGCACAAGACAGGTAGGAAAAGGGGATGGGAATGTTTTAGACTATTGGTAGTGGACCATTCTGGGGACCAAAAGAGATCCATTGTAATTAAAACATTGTGATGCGTGATCTCGCCTATCTCCACACTTCTCCCCATCCCAATCCTAATCTCACACACAAATATTACAGTACCACCCCAGTGGTAGTGATAGACATCAGACACAGAAATTTAGATGGAGCTCTCTTACTGTTGGAAAATAGGGGTAAGGCGTGAAGGATGTTGTTATTGTGAAGATAGTTTCAATAGCGTTAAACTGGAATTGCTAAGTATTGAGCATCTCTGTCTAACCTGCTCTCTCTCTGGTGCCCCTTATTCCACACCTACCTTAGACTTTAATGAACCTCAGCCATTTTCAATTACAGGCTAAAACCACTCCCCCAGCATTCCCCAAACTTCACTCCGTGTGTAGGGACGGAGATGTCTTATGTATGGAAGGGGCAGGTATGAGGTAAGATAGGTTGTCTGCACCTCCCACTCATCCAGAATTCTTGCTCCCTTGCTGCTGTCCCTTCCATCTCACACGCACAGAAATACTAAAGGATGGCCAGCTGCTTCCCTACTTTGGTTTTCATTTACTGCAGCTGCTAGTTAGGAAAGTTTGAAGGGATGACTTTTAGTAATTCATGGGGATTCTGTTGATTCAGATTATTGTCACTTTAGGGGTTATTaaatgggtgggggtggggagcaggaatTGCACTCAGACGTGACATTTCAGTTCATCTCTGCTAATGAAAAGTGTTCTTCCTATGGGGGAAATCTATGTGTCAGTTCTGTCAGCTGCAGGTTCTTGTATAATGAAGTTTATGCTGTCAggccaagaaaataaaataattgcataCCTTAAAAACTCACGGTGAGTTCAGAAATGTTGCCTTTATTGAGCATGAGTTAGAGTAGATGGCATGTGGACTCTGAGCAGAAAACTTTGAGTGAGGGTGGCTCTTGGCAATGAATGATCACGTATGGTCAGACATCCATGTTTGTCAGTTCCTTACTGACCAGGAATTGGTGAATGTGGGGGCAGTGTGCCTGGTGCAGTGGTAGTATGTGTGTGATTTTCTCTGCAGATAAATGCTTTGTCACTGCGTTACGTGTTCCTCAAAGCTGAAGGAGGAAGATTGCCTACATGAGACTACAGAGGGTGAGGTTGGGGGtatgcttattaaaaatgcagatatcTAGGCTTTGTCCCAGATTTAGCCGACTCAATCTCATCGTAGGCGTCTGTATTTTTAACCAGCGCCTCGTGATTCTGCTTCATACTGAAGTTTGAGAGGCATTGCTCTGTGTACCTGGTTTTGCTGTAAGTCCCAACCAAACCTGTTCTCTCCATCACAGCTTGGTCAGTAGGAGGCCATCATCTCCCGAACCAGCAAATGGCATTTAGGCAAGGCCCCTAGGGTCAAATCAAGCTTGGTGTCTTCTGACCATGGGTTCAGGTAGTCAGGAACCAATATGTGCGAGGGCAGTGTGATGCAAGTTATGAGACATTGAAAGAGATTAGTAAAAACTCCTTTCTTAAAGAACTTTAAAACCCATCCCTaatcctttttaatttcttgcaGCTATACCCCCAAGTGGTGTATACCTGTGTAGAGTTTCATGGAGTATATCAGAATTACTAGAAAGGAAGTAGGTGATCGTAAAAGATCTGTGGCAGGATTCCACCCACCATCAAACCGTGCCCAGTGTAGTAACTGAGGAAGTTAAGTCGGGattgagaggaaaggaagaaatccaAGCCCTGCAAGTGCCACGTGCAGGAAGTTGTGGAAAGCTCTAAAGAATTATGATGTTGACATCAAAGCATTAAAAATGGTCACCTGTAACTAATTGGGGTGTTTCTGATAAAGCCAGATGGCAGCTAATATTGAATTAAGATAGGAGCTACATTTTGAAACTAGATTTGCCCACTGCATGGGAATGTGACTGGGTGAATGTTTAAGAGCAAATAAACACATGGCAGATCCCAGCCCTCTCTACCCATGGGGAACAGTCCCCGTCATGCAGGAGAACGCATGTCATTACTAAACCAAAAAGGTATTTTGAATTTAGAGCCTTTGTCTCTTACAGGAGGTCTTTGCTTTTTGCAGTCCGAGTTATCTCTAGATTTTCATGGTGGAAAAAAGTTATCCTTGGATGGGACATTACTTATCACTTTAGAGCAGCCCTTTGATTTTATAGATCCATAAGTTTTAAATAACTAAGTTCAGAGGCAAAGGCAGGCCAAGTATTTCATGCTTTGATTTGGATATGATGCTCTTTCCTGAACGTCAGTGTCTCAGCACCACTCCCATGTTTCCTGCTAGTCAAGCTTTAAAGCTTCTTATACTCTTAGGCCATTGTGAGTCGTCTTGAACTAAAAGCAGTTCAAGAAGAGTCCTTTTATTAACCTGGGCCCTATGTCCCATGTAAGGTTAACTGACATCATGATGCTTCTTTCTCGGGACTAGAATGATGTGTCAAATAAAGTCTGTTCCTTCCTTGGAGGCCACTATGATATCAGTGTcagaaatgaatacatttttgtaGAAACATCTCAAATATATGTATCTGTAGAGTTAGCATACATGTAGATTTGCCAAGGATCGTCTTGATTTATACTTGTCCTGATTGGTTTGTTAATGGTTCCTTATTTCACTGTCATAAGTTCCCCAATGGACAAAATAAATGGTCGCTCTCATACTTAGCATAAAAACGGAAGCTTATTCCCACCATTGAGAGACAGACAGTGTCTGTGCATCCATGTAAGGCATGCCCCATCCGGCTCTTACCCTGTGTACATGGAGACGAGGAGGAGAATGCCACTCCAGAATGTCTGACTGTTCTgctttattccattttttcccccatgcagtattgttttatttaaagcaTTGTAcactaaaaagaaggaaaaatgtttgGACTGTATTGTAAAATCAGAGGTTAAGGTTGCAAAAAGATCAAAACAAATGGTGGGTAACCGTTGAGTAGTGGTAACTAAGCAGCCTGGTGCACTGCCTTGTGCAACTCCAGGGGGGCATCATGCCATCGTCCAGTGAACATTGCTCCCCAGTGTGATGTTTGTGGTGCACAATCCTCTGGGTTTTGCAGTGGCCCTTTGGATATAATACCAGTTATTGCCAGTTGCCATGGAATGTTACATTTATTAAGCACACAATTCTGCATTGTATTTATGTCGTTAACCACCAAATATAATAGGTATGGTATTGTTTTGaagttttgtatgtgggctgGGAGCATGCATGTGTTCTTGCTTACAGATAACAGTGCCAAGCCAGCTGTTTTAATGGACAAATTCAatcatttctggaaaataaacTAGTTGATAAAGTGATTTCATTCAGTTTTTACTCTATACAAAACTTAAAATCAACTATTTCTACCTGTGTTTTCTATTGGCTATTTTTTTACTCTGACAGATCTGAACAAGCTTCAAGCATTCATctccctgttttgttttgtttgtttttgctgcatGAAATGACCAGTTAGTTTCAGAAACTGGCCCCCTCGAGTGGCTCTGAGTCCAGGTTGTCACTCCCGTGCAGGCCTGAGTAACCGAGTATTTGCTTTCTGGCTCTTGGATGCCACCCAACTCCCCGCCACTCTTTGTTCCCCTGGATGTTCTGGTGGTAGGTCTGCAGTTTGGTCAGCTGCAGCCTGTGGCATCCTGTCCTGTGGATGACTTAGGGCTCTAGAGCTTgttttttctggctattttgaTATGTAGttcccccaaaaaaccaaaaataaacattaGTGTCCCTGTTCCAAAAGCTGTGAGAGACTGATGTCAGCCTAATTGCCCTGTTGTGTCATAGgaccatatttttttatttttcctttatttttacagTTATGGGTAGTTGGATACTTTGTAAATACATATGCCCAGATTATTTTCCACGTTTGAAGTAACAAGAAATGATCACCTCTAGAAGTGGTCAAGTGACATTTGGACACGCCATTGTGTGGGTGTGCGTATATTTCAACAGTGACTAACAAAATACCTAAGTCATTCTCCTGGTGTGTGTTCAATAGTGTGGATGATCTATTTTGACAGTTCTATTTTCAACACAGCAGTGTAATTAAGATCCTTACGACTTCTGTTTAGAGGTACTTAGCCCTTGAAACTTGCATAAAGTGATCTTGAGCTCTTGTGTGGGAGTTGaaacacattttctatttttatacttCTAATAGGGTCAAAGTTGCCTCACATCATTCAATAATAGCTTGATGATTGCTTCTTGCCTAGTATTCACAGGATAAAAGTAACAATAAGCCATATTTTAGTTGCTAACATTGGCTAACTCtacctccttcaggtcttggcTCAGCTGTCATCTCGCTGAGGCCC
This genomic interval carries:
- the GABARAPL1 gene encoding gamma-aminobutyric acid receptor-associated protein-like 1 — protein: MKFQYKEDHPFEYRKKEGEKIRKKYPDRVPVIVEKAPKARVPDLDKRKYLVPSDLTVGQFYFLIRKRIHLRPEDALFFFVNNTIPPTSATMGQLYEDNHEEDYFLYVAYSDESVYGK